One Robbsia sp. KACC 23696 DNA segment encodes these proteins:
- the glgA gene encoding glycogen synthase GlgA: MSLHVLLVASEALPLAKTGGLGDMLSAYASALQEGGVATTIMLPGYPEALEKAHGLQAVATLDGLPGGDAVLMSGSMPDSGIPVLLVKCDALYARDGLYQDENGADWGDNAIRFGTLSAAAVRVAQGIPGLPKVDVVHAHDWHTGLTPMLMKLAGLRTPSVFTIHNLAFQGNYPMDLAPKLGIPVELLDCNQDAPGIEFYGQLSFMKAAIRYADRVTTVSETYAREITTPRFGHLMEGLLQAESHKLIGIMNGIDVDAWDPAHDPMIPRHFSLDEMRGKHACKRELQQAFGLPTDPFVPVVAMGSRLTGQKMADLALETIPALMDAYPRLQVIVLGKGDGRIELGMARLAQRFPDRVAVHIGFDERRAHLLHAGADILLHGSRFEPCGLTPMYSMRYGTLPIASRVGGLADSIVDASDDPSRGTGFLFDGETVEAMTEAACRAVDAYMRPQAWRELQRHAMLADFRWQAPAARYTALYAALSGKRPVRANVAKVRAAVRRRQAANDRAPARMDGTLGEMRESLVQSTSDANGAIGATARTSGSASASSSASAKRTRAGSKDGATDIALTTGAAEPLEQLLA; the protein is encoded by the coding sequence TTGTCACTTCACGTCCTGTTGGTTGCCTCCGAAGCCCTGCCACTTGCCAAGACCGGCGGATTGGGCGATATGCTCAGTGCCTACGCGTCTGCATTGCAGGAAGGCGGCGTGGCCACGACGATCATGCTACCCGGCTATCCGGAAGCGCTGGAAAAGGCGCATGGATTACAGGCGGTTGCGACCCTCGACGGCCTGCCCGGCGGTGACGCCGTCCTGATGAGCGGATCGATGCCCGATAGCGGCATCCCGGTTCTGCTCGTCAAGTGCGATGCACTGTATGCGCGGGATGGCTTGTATCAGGATGAGAACGGCGCGGACTGGGGCGACAATGCCATTCGTTTCGGCACGCTGAGCGCGGCCGCGGTTCGTGTGGCGCAGGGCATCCCGGGCCTGCCCAAAGTCGACGTCGTGCATGCGCACGATTGGCATACGGGCCTGACGCCGATGCTGATGAAACTCGCCGGGCTGCGTACGCCGTCGGTTTTCACGATCCATAACCTGGCCTTCCAAGGCAACTATCCGATGGACCTGGCACCGAAGCTCGGCATCCCCGTCGAACTGTTGGATTGCAATCAGGACGCGCCCGGGATCGAATTTTACGGACAGCTGAGCTTCATGAAGGCGGCCATTCGCTATGCGGACCGCGTGACGACCGTCAGCGAAACCTATGCGCGCGAAATCACGACGCCGCGCTTCGGCCATCTGATGGAAGGCTTGCTGCAAGCCGAGTCGCACAAGCTCATCGGCATCATGAATGGCATCGACGTCGATGCCTGGGACCCGGCGCACGACCCGATGATCCCGCGTCACTTCTCGCTCGATGAAATGCGCGGCAAGCACGCCTGCAAGCGTGAGCTGCAACAGGCGTTCGGACTGCCCACGGACCCGTTCGTCCCGGTGGTCGCGATGGGAAGTCGCCTCACCGGTCAGAAAATGGCCGATCTGGCGCTGGAAACCATCCCGGCGCTGATGGACGCGTACCCGCGTCTCCAGGTGATCGTGCTCGGCAAGGGTGATGGCCGGATCGAATTGGGCATGGCCCGCCTCGCGCAACGCTTCCCGGATCGCGTTGCCGTTCATATCGGTTTCGACGAACGGCGAGCGCATCTGCTCCACGCCGGCGCCGATATCCTGTTGCACGGTAGCCGCTTCGAACCATGCGGCCTGACGCCGATGTATTCGATGCGCTATGGCACGCTGCCGATCGCCTCGCGCGTGGGTGGCCTGGCCGACAGTATCGTCGATGCAAGCGACGATCCGAGCCGAGGCACGGGCTTCCTTTTCGACGGTGAAACTGTCGAAGCGATGACCGAGGCCGCGTGCCGCGCGGTGGACGCTTATATGCGGCCGCAGGCATGGCGCGAGCTTCAACGGCACGCAATGCTGGCCGACTTCCGTTGGCAGGCACCTGCCGCACGGTATACCGCGTTGTATGCGGCACTGAGCGGCAAGCGCCCCGTGCGTGCCAATGTGGCGAAGGTACGGGCTGCCGTACGTCGTCGCCAGGCGGCGAACGATCGTGCGCCGGCGCGCATGGACGGCACCCTCGGCGAGATGCGCGAATCGCTGGTCCAATCGACGAGCGACGCAAACGGCGCGATTGGCGCAACGGCGCGCACGTCGGGATCCGCCAGCGCGTCATCCTCGGCCTCCGCCAAACGGACGCGCGCAGGCAGCAAGGACGGCGCGACCGACATCGCGCTGACGACCGGCGCGGCCGAACCGTTAGAGCAATTGTTGGCCTGA
- a CDS encoding maltotransferase domain-containing protein, with the protein MDSDLRHSGDTAGHSALTGVSAEASHGTATPASPTPLFAPRIYYVQPSLLGPLHGSADVADAGSAIGEDWAQTLARAASMGFDHLLIAPPFLPGGANDCFVTADHHRLCRSLLPGAADQDRAAAESGDGIPRDSAAHAPHGKEPDALDWLAMMSKAARAHGLTLMLDVVIDRIGTDAGLYRDHPGWFHPPGAQHGRIDPRHDPRADLIAHADFGHPDTQSPLVDWWIRQLRRYAESGVAGFRFDGIDGIAPHVWRRLAAGVRETYPTQRFLAWTPGASRDALRDLESAAFDGVFSSVRWWDARADWLADEVQALARIAPPIAFPETPFGPRLLSDLPTLSAPSDTAAVARAYRRAVQIAALTGTGWMMPMGFEFGVDRPLSRTPLNGARADYRDRTPAGGATPRVDLTDTIATVNAYAKPKKAAGAKGRHAAAGGAASHAVAGTGASTVNTDIAGVLRSRSALTPLTGPDASATALLRTDGVDPRRSRDAVIVLVNPDLYRPALADLQRWRDAMPGGFTQYSVLPIAAPTTHDAASPSATTLPEVITLAPAEVRLLHATRPAAVVLTPDLVGKGGTAKGALKSAAKPVRPSAAERKATIDVIQMPRIAIEDVTPSVDDGRFAAKRVVGEPVTIEADVFIDGHDHLAAAVLWREADWASRTDTLNAQTLANEGWREIPMRPSGNDRWQAILPLKRLGAYEFTIEAWRDTFDTLVDHIRKKQAAAQAVDLELQEAALLFSRILHETGSGGATATARTAQAKPGKDAKPVPADSEKASNTDEFKPAKRSTKSSKAADTGAAVAKVAPASLKGSAKPTAKDGTAVATTAATSATSATPSASQALQTIAAAYDAANAATRLDIVLSEKTAAAVRASGHRDFRVRHPRVLTIQAERRAARFASWYELFPRSASGDPHRHGTFIDVIARLPAIRAMGFDVLYFPPIHPIGLANRKGPNNTLTAGPDDVGSPYAIGGAAGGHTAVHPELGTLDDFRTLLHAAREHGLELALDFAIQCSPDHPWLKEHPDWFAWRPDGSLRYAENPPKKYQDIVNPDFYAAAAVPDLWLELRDAVLFWVREGVDIFRVDNPHTKPFPFWEWMIGEVRRRHPQTIFLSEAFTRPKVMNRLAKVGFSQSYTYFTWRDEKRDLSAYLEDLTQTPVREYFRPNFFVNTPDINPRFLQQNGRAGFVIRAALAATLSGVWGVYSGFELCDAAALPNSEEYLDSEKYQIRSWDWEKPGNIIAEIALLNRIRRANPALQTHLNVTFLPSSNPNVLFFEKATPNRDNVLLIAVSMTPWDVQESTVEIPLWRWARGDGDALDAHDLVSGERFQMQGKVQTIRLDPQVLPFAIRRVSAPGWQPPLSAPPDSGGDDSDAGQGGSTPHEGAH; encoded by the coding sequence ATGGATTCCGACCTTCGGCATTCCGGCGACACCGCCGGCCACTCCGCCCTCACCGGTGTTTCGGCAGAGGCTTCGCACGGCACCGCGACTCCCGCGTCCCCCACCCCCTTGTTCGCTCCGCGCATTTACTATGTGCAACCGTCCTTGCTCGGCCCTTTACATGGATCGGCTGACGTGGCCGACGCGGGTAGTGCTATCGGCGAAGACTGGGCACAGACACTGGCGCGCGCCGCATCGATGGGCTTCGATCATCTCCTGATCGCACCGCCCTTCTTGCCCGGCGGCGCGAACGACTGCTTCGTCACCGCCGATCACCACCGCCTCTGTCGCTCGCTGCTGCCTGGCGCCGCCGACCAGGATCGCGCGGCTGCGGAGAGCGGCGACGGGATACCGCGCGATAGCGCGGCGCACGCGCCGCACGGGAAGGAGCCGGACGCGCTCGACTGGCTCGCGATGATGTCCAAAGCGGCACGCGCGCACGGCCTGACCTTGATGCTGGACGTCGTCATCGATCGCATCGGCACCGATGCCGGTCTGTATCGCGACCACCCCGGCTGGTTCCATCCCCCTGGCGCGCAACACGGCCGGATCGACCCGCGTCATGATCCCCGCGCGGATTTGATCGCGCATGCCGATTTTGGCCATCCCGACACTCAATCGCCGCTGGTCGACTGGTGGATCCGGCAGTTGCGGCGTTACGCGGAGTCGGGCGTCGCCGGTTTCCGCTTCGACGGGATCGACGGCATTGCGCCGCATGTCTGGCGCCGGCTTGCAGCGGGCGTACGCGAGACCTACCCAACGCAGCGCTTTCTCGCCTGGACACCGGGCGCGAGCCGCGATGCGCTGCGTGATTTGGAAAGCGCGGCCTTCGATGGTGTTTTCTCGTCGGTGCGCTGGTGGGATGCCCGCGCCGATTGGCTCGCCGACGAAGTGCAGGCACTGGCGCGCATCGCCCCGCCGATCGCCTTCCCGGAAACGCCGTTCGGTCCGCGTCTGCTCAGCGATTTGCCGACACTATCGGCGCCCTCCGATACCGCGGCCGTCGCGCGTGCCTACCGTCGCGCGGTACAGATCGCCGCTTTGACCGGGACAGGCTGGATGATGCCGATGGGCTTCGAATTCGGCGTCGATCGTCCCTTGAGTCGCACCCCGCTGAACGGCGCACGCGCCGACTACCGCGACCGGACGCCTGCGGGAGGCGCCACGCCGCGAGTCGATCTGACCGACACGATCGCTACCGTGAACGCCTATGCCAAACCGAAGAAAGCCGCAGGCGCAAAAGGACGACACGCCGCCGCTGGCGGCGCGGCATCACACGCAGTGGCAGGCACCGGCGCCAGCACGGTGAACACCGATATTGCGGGCGTATTGCGCAGCCGCAGCGCGTTGACGCCGTTGACCGGACCCGACGCGAGCGCCACTGCGCTGCTCCGAACGGACGGTGTCGATCCCCGTCGTTCCCGTGACGCCGTGATCGTGCTCGTCAATCCCGATCTCTATCGTCCCGCCCTTGCGGATCTGCAACGCTGGCGCGACGCGATGCCGGGCGGATTTACCCAATACAGCGTCCTGCCGATCGCGGCGCCGACGACGCACGACGCCGCGAGCCCAAGCGCCACGACATTGCCGGAGGTCATCACCTTGGCCCCTGCCGAGGTGCGGCTGCTGCACGCGACGCGACCCGCCGCGGTGGTGCTGACGCCGGATCTGGTGGGTAAAGGCGGCACGGCGAAAGGCGCGCTCAAATCCGCCGCCAAGCCGGTGCGCCCCTCGGCCGCCGAACGCAAGGCCACGATCGATGTGATCCAGATGCCCCGCATCGCTATCGAGGACGTCACGCCGAGCGTCGACGACGGGCGCTTTGCAGCAAAGCGTGTGGTCGGCGAGCCGGTGACGATCGAAGCCGACGTCTTTATCGATGGTCACGATCACCTGGCCGCGGCGGTGCTATGGCGCGAAGCGGACTGGGCCTCGCGCACGGACACGCTCAACGCGCAGACGCTGGCGAACGAGGGCTGGCGCGAAATCCCGATGCGACCCAGCGGCAATGACCGCTGGCAGGCCATCTTGCCGCTAAAGCGGCTGGGCGCCTATGAATTCACGATCGAAGCGTGGCGCGATACCTTCGATACGCTGGTCGATCACATTCGAAAAAAACAGGCGGCAGCGCAGGCCGTCGATCTGGAGTTGCAGGAGGCGGCATTGCTGTTCAGCCGCATACTGCACGAAACAGGAAGCGGCGGTGCCACGGCGACCGCCCGCACGGCGCAGGCGAAGCCGGGCAAAGACGCGAAACCCGTCCCCGCCGACAGCGAAAAAGCAAGCAACACGGACGAGTTCAAGCCGGCGAAGCGCAGCACCAAATCGAGCAAGGCCGCCGATACCGGCGCCGCCGTGGCGAAGGTCGCGCCCGCCTCGCTTAAAGGCAGCGCGAAACCGACGGCAAAGGACGGCACCGCCGTCGCAACAACGGCAGCGACGTCCGCAACGTCCGCAACGCCGTCCGCCAGCCAGGCACTGCAAACGATCGCTGCCGCCTACGACGCAGCGAATGCCGCGACACGCCTCGATATCGTGTTGTCGGAGAAAACGGCCGCCGCGGTCCGCGCAAGCGGTCATCGCGATTTCCGCGTCCGGCATCCACGCGTGCTGACCATTCAAGCCGAACGGCGCGCCGCCCGTTTCGCTTCCTGGTATGAGCTGTTTCCGCGCTCCGCCTCCGGCGATCCGCATCGCCACGGGACGTTTATCGATGTCATCGCGCGCCTGCCTGCAATCCGCGCGATGGGCTTCGACGTGCTTTATTTTCCGCCGATCCATCCGATCGGCCTGGCCAATCGCAAAGGCCCGAACAACACGCTGACCGCGGGCCCCGACGACGTCGGCAGTCCCTATGCCATTGGCGGCGCGGCCGGCGGTCACACGGCCGTGCATCCGGAGTTGGGCACGCTCGACGATTTCAGGACGCTCCTGCATGCCGCACGCGAACACGGTCTTGAATTGGCTTTGGACTTCGCCATTCAATGCTCACCGGATCATCCCTGGCTGAAGGAACATCCGGACTGGTTTGCCTGGCGCCCCGATGGCTCGCTGCGTTACGCGGAGAATCCACCGAAGAAATATCAGGACATCGTCAACCCGGATTTCTATGCCGCGGCGGCAGTACCCGATCTCTGGCTGGAACTGCGCGATGCCGTACTTTTCTGGGTACGCGAAGGCGTCGACATCTTCCGCGTCGACAACCCGCACACGAAGCCCTTCCCTTTCTGGGAATGGATGATCGGCGAGGTGCGTCGTCGCCATCCGCAGACGATTTTCCTGTCGGAAGCCTTCACGCGGCCGAAGGTAATGAACCGCCTCGCAAAAGTTGGCTTCTCGCAGTCCTATACGTACTTCACCTGGCGCGACGAAAAGCGCGATCTGAGCGCCTATCTGGAAGACTTGACGCAGACGCCGGTGCGGGAATATTTCCGGCCGAACTTCTTTGTCAATACGCCGGACATCAATCCGCGCTTCCTGCAACAGAACGGTCGCGCCGGCTTCGTGATCCGTGCGGCGCTTGCCGCCACGCTGTCCGGGGTCTGGGGCGTCTACAGCGGCTTCGAGCTGTGCGACGCGGCCGCCTTGCCGAACAGCGAGGAATACCTCGACTCCGAGAAGTATCAGATTCGTAGCTGGGATTGGGAGAAGCCCGGCAACATCATCGCCGAAATCGCGCTGCTGAATCGCATCCGCCGTGCCAATCCGGCGCTGCAGACGCATCTCAACGTGACGTTCCTGCCGTCGTCGAATCCGAATGTCCTGTTCTTCGAGAAAGCCACGCCGAATCGCGACAATGTCCTGCTGATCGCCGTCAGCATGACGCCATGGGACGTCCAGGAATCGACGGTCGAAATACCGCTATGGCGGTGGGCGCGCGGCGACGGCGACGCGCTGGACGCGCACGACCTCGTTAGCGGCGAACGTTTTCAGATGCAGGGCAAGGTTCAAACGATCCGTCTCGATCCGCAGGTATTGCCGTTCGCCATCCGCCGCGTCAGCGCACCGGGCTGGCAACCGCCGCTGTCCGCGCCGCCCGATTCCGGCGGCGACGACAGCGATGCAGGCCAAGGCGGCAGTACCCCACACGAAGGAGCGCATTGA
- the treS gene encoding maltose alpha-D-glucosyltransferase → MKHQKVALLKDDPLWYKDAIIYQLHVKSFFDSNHDGVGDFPGLLSKLDYIAELGVDVIWILPFYPSPRRDDGYDISDYRGVNADYGTLADFKRFIHEAHARGLRVITELVINHTSDQHPWFQRARKAKPGSNHRNYYVWSDDDKKYGDTRIIFNDTETSNWTYDPVAQAYYWHRFYSHQPDLNFDNPRVLQEVLSVMKFWLEMGVDGLRLDAIPYLVEREGTNNENLPETHTVLKQIRAALDASFPNRMLLAEANQWPEDVQEYFGDSDECHMAFHFPLMPRIYMAIASEDRFPITDIMRQTPDIPETCQWAIFLRNHDELTLEMVTDKERDYLWNTYASDRRARINMGIRRRLAPLLERDRRRIELINSLLLSMPGTPVIYYGDEIGMGDNIHLGDRDGVRTPMQWSSDRNGGFSRADPEQLVLPPVMGSLYGFDAVNVESQSRDPHSLLNWMRRMLVTRRARQAFGRGRIRFLRPANRKVLAYLRELDGEPPVLCVANLGRAPEAVELDLSEFAGHVPVEMTADSAFPPIGQLTYLLTLPPYGFYWFTLCPDGVRPSWSVAPSEQLPEFVTFVVRKGVQLPSATAQQRTLETEVLPTYLGMRRWFSAKDATMRAVRLAYYTLMTPGIENILLAEVEADLSAGPGAQGKQDGAAIRTERYFLPLAVSWDNSATASPLPQQLALARVRSGRTVGYLTDAFSLAALPIAMVRMLHEKASVETPQGVVAFLPSDALQQVLPADAADTLAPEIRWLSAEQSNSSLVIGDAAVLKLVRRIVPGIHPEAEMTRYLTEHAYANTAALLGEVVRTDASGEPHTLAILQGFIENQGDAWHWVLDYLRRATDDLAVAVTVGLDDATTGKSPKQAGRQIDSGTSIREEDYAKSIEGYGTMAATIGKRLGELHVILAAPTDDPAFSPEQASARDVKGWIDETVTQLDDALDTLSQHVDGLDDDARALATTLLSRRKDLVKAVKGIVGDKPQALRTRIHGDFHLGQILIAQLDAYLIDFEGEPARSVADRRRKMSPYRDVAGLLRSFSYAGAAALTASANETAQLPSNDRRRMLLEAFSARARDRFLEAYRTAIAGAAQPLADARTEAALIDLFLVEKAGYEIRYEAANRPSWLALPLRGLAALAARLLGDTEANAASDVAGAANLDAGDGNGDGGGKERPTR, encoded by the coding sequence ATGAAACACCAAAAAGTTGCGCTGCTGAAGGACGATCCGCTCTGGTACAAGGACGCGATCATTTATCAGCTTCACGTGAAGTCTTTCTTCGACTCGAACCATGACGGCGTCGGAGACTTCCCCGGGCTGCTATCCAAGCTCGACTACATCGCCGAACTGGGCGTGGATGTCATCTGGATATTGCCCTTCTATCCATCGCCGCGACGCGACGACGGCTATGACATCTCCGACTACCGCGGCGTCAATGCCGACTACGGCACGCTCGCCGATTTCAAGCGCTTCATCCACGAAGCGCATGCACGCGGATTGCGGGTGATCACCGAACTGGTCATCAACCACACGTCCGACCAACATCCCTGGTTCCAACGCGCGCGCAAGGCCAAGCCCGGTTCGAACCATCGCAACTACTATGTCTGGTCCGACGACGACAAGAAATACGGCGACACGCGGATCATCTTCAACGACACCGAAACGTCGAACTGGACCTATGACCCGGTCGCCCAGGCGTATTACTGGCACCGCTTCTACTCGCACCAGCCCGATCTGAATTTCGACAATCCGCGCGTGTTGCAGGAGGTGTTGTCGGTCATGAAGTTCTGGCTGGAGATGGGCGTCGACGGCCTGCGTCTGGATGCCATCCCCTATCTCGTCGAACGCGAAGGGACGAATAACGAAAACCTGCCCGAAACGCATACGGTTCTGAAGCAGATTCGTGCCGCGCTGGATGCCTCTTTTCCGAATCGGATGCTACTGGCCGAAGCGAATCAATGGCCGGAGGACGTGCAGGAATATTTCGGCGACAGCGACGAATGCCATATGGCCTTCCACTTCCCGCTGATGCCGCGCATCTATATGGCGATCGCCAGCGAGGACCGCTTCCCGATCACCGACATCATGCGGCAGACCCCGGATATTCCGGAGACCTGCCAATGGGCGATCTTCCTGCGCAACCATGACGAGCTGACGCTCGAAATGGTGACCGACAAGGAACGCGATTATTTGTGGAACACGTATGCCAGCGATCGGCGCGCCCGCATCAATATGGGCATTCGGCGGCGTCTCGCCCCGTTGCTCGAACGGGACCGCCGTCGCATCGAATTGATCAACTCGCTGCTGCTGTCGATGCCGGGTACGCCGGTCATCTATTACGGTGACGAGATCGGCATGGGCGACAACATTCATCTGGGCGACCGCGATGGCGTGCGCACGCCGATGCAATGGTCGTCGGATCGCAATGGCGGCTTCTCCCGCGCCGATCCCGAACAGTTGGTGCTGCCGCCGGTGATGGGATCGCTGTACGGTTTCGATGCCGTCAATGTGGAATCGCAGAGCCGCGATCCCCATTCGCTGTTGAATTGGATGCGGCGCATGTTGGTGACGCGGCGCGCTCGTCAGGCGTTCGGTCGCGGCCGCATCCGTTTCTTGCGCCCGGCGAACCGTAAAGTCCTCGCCTATCTGCGCGAGCTCGATGGCGAACCCCCGGTCTTGTGCGTGGCGAATCTCGGTCGCGCGCCGGAGGCTGTCGAACTCGATCTGTCCGAATTCGCCGGGCATGTGCCGGTCGAGATGACGGCCGACTCCGCGTTTCCGCCGATCGGGCAATTGACCTATCTGCTGACGCTGCCGCCCTACGGCTTCTATTGGTTCACGCTTTGCCCGGACGGCGTACGGCCATCTTGGAGCGTGGCGCCGTCGGAACAACTGCCGGAATTCGTCACGTTTGTCGTGCGCAAGGGCGTGCAATTGCCGAGCGCCACCGCGCAACAACGCACACTCGAGACGGAAGTGCTGCCGACCTATCTCGGCATGCGCCGCTGGTTCTCCGCAAAGGATGCGACAATGCGGGCGGTGCGTCTGGCCTACTACACGCTGATGACGCCGGGTATCGAAAACATCCTGCTGGCCGAAGTGGAAGCGGATCTGTCCGCGGGCCCGGGCGCGCAAGGCAAACAGGATGGCGCGGCGATCCGCACCGAACGCTACTTCCTGCCGCTGGCCGTGTCGTGGGACAACTCGGCGACCGCTTCGCCGCTGCCGCAACAGTTGGCGCTGGCCCGCGTGCGCAGCGGACGGACTGTCGGCTATCTGACGGACGCTTTCTCGCTGGCCGCGCTGCCGATCGCGATGGTGCGCATGTTGCACGAGAAAGCCAGCGTTGAGACACCCCAGGGTGTCGTTGCGTTTTTGCCGTCGGACGCCTTGCAACAGGTGCTGCCGGCCGACGCCGCCGACACGCTGGCCCCGGAGATCCGCTGGTTGTCCGCGGAACAAAGCAATAGCTCGCTGGTCATTGGCGATGCAGCGGTGTTGAAGCTGGTCAGACGTATCGTTCCCGGCATCCACCCGGAAGCGGAAATGACGCGCTATCTGACCGAACACGCTTATGCCAATACGGCGGCGCTGCTCGGCGAAGTGGTCCGCACCGACGCATCCGGCGAACCGCACACGCTGGCGATCCTGCAAGGGTTCATCGAGAACCAGGGCGATGCTTGGCATTGGGTCCTCGACTACCTGCGTCGGGCCACCGACGACCTCGCCGTCGCGGTCACCGTCGGTCTCGACGACGCCACGACTGGCAAGTCGCCGAAACAAGCCGGCCGGCAAATCGATTCGGGCACGTCGATCCGCGAGGAGGACTATGCCAAGTCGATCGAGGGCTATGGCACGATGGCAGCGACCATCGGCAAGCGTCTGGGCGAGCTGCATGTCATCCTCGCCGCGCCCACCGACGATCCGGCCTTCTCGCCGGAGCAGGCCAGCGCACGGGATGTAAAGGGCTGGATCGACGAGACGGTGACGCAACTCGACGATGCGCTCGATACGCTGTCGCAACACGTGGACGGCTTGGACGACGATGCGCGGGCCTTGGCCACGACGCTGCTTTCGCGTCGCAAGGACCTGGTCAAAGCGGTCAAGGGCATCGTCGGCGACAAACCGCAGGCGCTGCGCACGCGAATCCATGGCGACTTCCATCTCGGCCAGATCCTCATCGCGCAATTGGATGCCTATCTGATCGACTTCGAAGGCGAGCCGGCGCGCAGCGTCGCCGATCGCCGCCGCAAGATGAGCCCGTATCGCGACGTAGCAGGTCTGCTGCGTTCCTTCTCGTATGCGGGTGCCGCGGCCTTAACGGCCAGCGCCAACGAGACCGCGCAACTGCCGTCGAACGATCGACGTCGGATGCTGCTGGAGGCCTTCAGCGCGCGTGCCCGCGACCGCTTCCTCGAGGCGTATCGCACGGCGATCGCTGGCGCGGCGCAACCGTTGGCCGATGCGCGCACCGAAGCGGCACTGATCGACCTGTTCCTCGTGGAAAAGGCCGGTTACGAGATCCGCTACGAGGCAGCCAATCGGCCGAGCTGGTTGGCCCTGCCGCTGCGGGGCCTGGCGGCGCTGGCGGCACGTTTGCTCGGCGACACCGAGGCCAATGCGGCCTCCGACGTGGCCGGTGCGGCAAATCTCGATGCCGGCGACGGCAATGGCGACGGCGGCGGCAAGGAGCGGCCGACGCGCTGA